The genomic interval ttcccctcGGTTTCACTCCAAACATTTTACCATCGTCCTTAACCTTAAGCTGGTTACATAAATGTCTGCATGATGGACCTAAAGCCATGATGATGATCAGGCATCAACTCTCAAGTAGCTCAACAATGGCAGAGAGATAGAGGTGGAGAGGGATTATTATATCGAGGCGTACGTAGAAATGTACATGTGTATAgagtttttatatatacaagtaGTGAGATTGAGACGTGAGAGTAGCCATGTGAAGTCTATCTGGCGGTAGGGTTTGTTTTTGTGGAGAGAAATAAGACATGCAAGCAAGACAGCCCAGTTTTCTGTACCTATGTGCATGGGAGGGGGCCGGGGCCGAGCTAGTTGTGAATCGGTTTCATTGGATTAGAAGTTAGAACTTGATCATACGAATGTTTATAGCCACTAGTTTTCTTGGGGAGGGATGAGGACAATATCTGTCCTCGTAATCCTCGGATCCTAAGAGCTGCCCTACCCTGATCACGTGCTGGGATTTGTCTCCCAGTGATAACTTTTAATCCATGTTTTTTTGTGTGGATAAGCTCTGTGGTTTTTCCATGCCTGAAGATATGCAGTTCTGCAGCTGCTGCATGCTGATCATACTACAGCCTGTTATATGTTGTTTGTTTGACTAATTGCATGgccaattaaattattaattaaggaaaaatattaatagcAGCCACTATTGAAAGTAGTCATTTTTGTACATCGTACGTAACATCATTCAAACCACACATCttccaaattcaaaattacTACCGAATTGGAAGAGAGACGATAAGTGAGAGCTCAgactgagagagagacgatgagagagagcaaagaagagagtcgaggagagagagatgatgagagagaaggatgatgagggatgagagagagagatgaggagaGCGAAAGAACTGATGAGAGAGactggagagagagatgatgagagagaggagtAGAAACCAGAAGGTCTAGTGCGTTttgcaataaaatatatatatatatatatatgggacacGTAATGTGTGTTACGGATCAACCGTAAACAATGGCTGATCCGTAGCACAGCTCATTAATTAAGGCTTTGTAACACACATTGGACAAAGCTGTCCGTCGTTTTTTTGTCTGTTTATGAGGTTTAGATGATCAATGCATGCTTGCATCATGGATTTTGTTATTCGTTCCAATTCGGAACCTATTTGGAGCAAGCAATGAGTTCAATGAATTTTTGGTGTTGCCCATGCTCAATTAAcccaaccatatatatatatttcatatagtGGCCTttgtataataaaataatgcagAGATGTTAATATTTCTGGTTACTTCGGCTCAAATACTTCTTTGCgaaataaccaaacaaaaatgATACATTCTAACTTCCCccaaaaattattcaaatcaaCCATCATTGTGACTAATAACACTCTTTCTTGATCTCCATGAAACTTAATTTATTCAGAATATATAGCCGTAACATGATtggcatacatatatatatatataaatgtataagCAAAATTGCAAAGGTGCATGGAGCTGAAAAGGACGATCGTCCTGATCCAGTCACCAAAATCAATAACATAACATGTTAGAAGAAAAGATCCAAAGCAGTGTACAGAATTTATGTTGATCGCCAGGGATTATCCCCATAGTAGTAAGCAGTACCAACCATTAGTGCTACCGTAGCACCTTGGGCAACCACACGAGCTCTCATTAGCACCTGACCCAAATGAGAATTGCCTTGTTTGAAACTGATCAAGCCAGCCGTGAGCACCCCGGCTGTCAGAAGGGCACCTGCAGTATTTGCACATCCGTCAACCAAACAAATATACCAAGTATccattagataaaaataaacagCTAAAAATATTGAAGGTGGCGATGATAAATCTTGATATTCAGAAAGTTAATGATCAACCTCGcaaaagagtaatgataagCATACAACCATTTTACGGCCATCTGACATGGTAGGCCAAATCAACTGACACAACAgcaaacaattaattttttaatctatgataactcagttttttttcctaattcaaaatctaacaaaaaaaattgcttgCCCAAGCGCCATTGAAACTGTTCCCGAAAGAATGTTATAGCTCAAATCAAGAACTTCCAGCTACTTCGAGTCTGAAAGGTCAGAGGGCAATTCACCAATATTGAGATGATTGCTTCAAAGATCAAGCAATTTCAGCTGGTCCAATCGACACAAGGGTGTAATACTGTCCCTTTGAGACCCATTTTGGAGAGGAAAAACTCAGTCACACTACTAGCAGCTGAAAGATTACCTTCACATTCTCCAGACAACATCCTCCCATTTACAGTGGATTGATCACTGAACAAGGCTGTGACAATGGGCCCATATATGAGGTTTCCTGCAAATTATTTCAGTTCCATGCCAACATATTATGGGGATCACAGGTTAGGGGTACGGGTGCTGGGCGGGCACCTGCTCTGGCCCACCCAGCCCCAGCATCAAGCGGGCACAGGggagaatatttgtaaaaacaTTCACATGCAGGTGGGTGTGGATCCCCACCAGCCcgcctgcatatatataaatatcatataatatatgttatatttcatttaaaatatatatatatcaaaacgaGGTCATTTAGGGAGTTAAAAACTTCCTAAACAACACCATTTAGGCAAAGTAAAACCTAAAGCAACACCCCCCCGCGGGGGGCTGATTTCCTCCCCTCTCCCCCATCTCCTGAATCACCCTCATTCTCTCTTCAGCCATTGCGTCGTCTCTATCGATCTCTCACATCGATGTTGCCGTGGTAGTCGTCGTCGCTGTCTCCCACTTTCCACTCCAAGTGAGTATCTTGAATCCTCGGTGGAGTTGTCCTAAACGGCGGACATTCAATAGCCCAATCTGTCCGCCCGGCATCTAGGTGGGGTCACTCGCCCAAGTGCAATGGGGCCGGGGACCAAACTCAGCCCCCTGCCCATGTGAGTGCGGGGGGCAGGATGGCCGGCTGCCCGCACATAGCAGGCCTAGTTGGGGATGGAATAGTTTAGTGCCTTTCCATGCTAGATACCAAGACGAACTTAAAGAATAGATGAAAGCAACAATTACATTGTTACATTTTCACGACCAACTAAAactgcattaaaaaaaaaaaaaacgtaacgTTACCACCTAGGATATGTAACATTGGTAGTCCTGAAAAATTCCAAAGTCTTTCATTGAGGTACCATTACCATACCAAATATCTTTCTATAATTCACCTTTCAGACCACTTTGAAATTCTAGCATTAATGAAACAGATTAAAGCCTTTTGCTGTTGCTTTCAAAAGACAAGCCCCACGGCTTCCTCGAAGCTCCTTAAGACACAATTTCTCtccaaataactaaaataactaTACTTCCACACTACAACCTCTCTAtcatcacaatatcattaaccAATCTCCAAAGCATTTCATTGAAAGAACTTGAGTCACAGAGAACCAGTCTTCCAGACAGTTGCCACTCTTCTTAGGCAAAGAAATGGAGCCTTAATGCAAAGAGAACCTTAAGTTGCCGAGAGTGTTacccacccgtgggtagcccaaATGGTAAGGGTGGACTTGTGTGCATATGCCCCATGTCACAAGTTCGATTCCCCCTAGGATCAAACTACGATTTAAGTGGAAGGCCATGGCGGTGGGttgttgtgctagtctccccatgggtttaggttccatgggtgagtcctaagggctttGCCGTGGGTGGTTCccccgtcataaaaaaaaaaaaaaaaaaaaaaaagagttgctgaGAGTGTTGTAAAATCACACATGTTTAAAccaataatgtataataacaaactagaataaaaatagaattaaaaaaagcctaaaaaagcAAGATAGTAACTTATTTAGCTTATTGACTCAATTTGTTAAgagtataaaattttatatattctcttGTGCTATACAAAATACATACAGCTGTGATATTTAATAGCCACAaccaaaaataaagtacatGGTTGAATCATAATACACTCAAAAAGACAATAACAATAAAAACACAAGAACTGCAGACACTGACTTCTATGCTATCAGAAGCAAAGAACGCAAGCCTAAGTATATAATCATCCCTGAGCCAATACACCGGGAGTTCTCAAACAACAATAGTGAGAACtaaaccccaaggggttggcccaagtggtgaaggtcttggtcttggggtatcactcccttcaaggtccaaggttcaacacctcatgggtgcaaacaatcctttggggcgcCACCCCCTagtgaaaagccagcgatttaaccagttccgtatAGGAAAACTTCTGAGGGTGTGGTGCACGGAACCAGAGTTTACTCTACATAGGTGAGTCCAAAGGgccctaaaataaaaataaaaatagtgagaaataattttttttttttcagaaagatACAAAGCGCCATGCTTTTTAAGCTCACTTCATAAAGCTCCAAAAAGAGCGCACTTCATGTGTTTTCTTAATTGTTCTTCACTTTTGGCTTTTTGTAAGCAAAGCCAAAACAGCCTTGGCTATGTGCAATGCTATTACCAACACTGAATGCCAGTGACAACATCAAAGAATAAACTTTCGTGCATTCTCAACATGAGACCCAGAAATTCCCCCAAAGAGATATAAAAACTGATTGTCTCTCAACAAATATATgcaaattagaagaaaaaacaacAGGGAACTTGGTAACACAAATGAAAAACATAGCCAGATTATATAGAACACCACCAATAATACATAAAACTAccaataaatttttatgaaaaaatgacCATGACCATCTCTAACATTgatacaaatctcaaaaatacagcCAAAACAAGACAAGCAATCCCATACCCAGATGAAATTTCATCAACCTGGGCCACTTTCTACTAGAACCACAAACTCAATTCCCACCAAAATATGATGTTAATATTTAGCCGAGGCAAATATCTCATAcaaagcttttctttttcctcttgattaagaaaaatgacgTACATAACCTAACCCAATATAAGAAAAGTCCCAAATTGACAGAAACAAACATAAATCTGACATtaaagaacaataaaaaaaaccaaatggaGGTATAAAtacgaaaattaaattttaaaaaatgactaaTGGAAACTGAGAATGGGAGGTTTACCGATAGGAACAAGAGGGTTCCTGACGCGCTTCTTCTCCTCAAAAAACTTTTCCAAGTTGGGCTCCGCAGTACCCATCTTCTACGTAGTATATTTAAtatctatcaaattattttacaagcAAGTATTAGATCCAGAAAACAAGCACAGAGATCGTCGAAGAGCAGGGAAACAAAATGCCCATTTGTTATATAGGCTTATATAGAATAGCGCTGCAGGTGCGACTTGCGAGCGTTGGCTTTTTAAGTTTCTGAGCACCGTAGCGTTGGGATATTTTGAAGGAAAATTCTTGTACGTCTACCAGcccattttactttttctttttaatggtcaagaaattattattaataaatttatatattttttaaaatgtttacaaaaagaaaaagaaaataccattACACTCTACCCTCAAGGCACATTTGGCAGgcattgaaaataaat from Juglans regia cultivar Chandler chromosome 2, Walnut 2.0, whole genome shotgun sequence carries:
- the LOC108999200 gene encoding RING-H2 finger protein ATL48-like yields the protein MGTAEPNLEKFFEEKKRVRNPLVPIGALLTAGVLTAGLISFKQGNSHLGQVLMRARVVAQGATVALMVGTAYYYGDNPWRST